In Patescibacteria group bacterium, the following are encoded in one genomic region:
- a CDS encoding DUF5676 family membrane protein, with protein MDTKKTPLAVATFLTLVSLFCGLLVWLLPDISRSIFQTWFHGVNLSIIWDTTTMSFGKLLLGLVSAFIAGYIATWVFVKIYKVVVK; from the coding sequence ATGGACACCAAGAAAACGCCTTTGGCGGTGGCAACATTTTTAACCTTGGTCTCGCTTTTTTGCGGCTTATTAGTTTGGTTGTTGCCCGACATTAGCCGGTCTATCTTTCAAACATGGTTTCACGGAGTCAATCTAAGTATTATTTGGGATACGACCACCATGTCGTTTGGTAAACTGCTTCTCGGACTGGTTTCCGCTTTTATTGCCGGTTATATTGCTACTTGGGTCTTCGTTAAAATCTACAAGGTTGTTGTTAAATAA
- a CDS encoding SDR family NAD(P)-dependent oxidoreductase, translating into METKLTPFDKLLDLTGKTAIVTGGAMGIGLGITARLAEAGASVLIADLDENAANKSAQGLSTQGFKVRVVKTDVSNETEVNKMVQTAVQDFGGLDIIINNAGIYPQMPLAKMTKEDFDRVVAVNLRGVFLCTEAASKQMISQGRGGKIINITSIDALHPSMVGLAHYDASKHGVWGFTKNAALELSQHKIWVNAIAPGGITTPGVSKMPPAPGVDMKKFMAAFLAKIPMHRMGDPDDIGKVALFLASDMSSYLTGEQIVVDGGVLLS; encoded by the coding sequence GTGGAGACAAAATTGACTCCGTTTGATAAATTGCTTGATTTGACCGGCAAAACAGCGATTGTTACCGGCGGAGCGATGGGAATAGGTTTAGGAATCACCGCGCGTTTGGCTGAGGCAGGAGCCTCTGTTTTAATTGCGGATTTGGACGAAAACGCCGCTAATAAAAGTGCTCAGGGCTTAAGCACACAAGGATTCAAAGTTAGGGTAGTTAAAACCGATGTTTCGAACGAAACCGAGGTTAACAAAATGGTTCAAACTGCTGTTCAGGATTTTGGTGGTCTCGATATTATCATCAACAATGCCGGCATTTACCCCCAGATGCCGCTTGCCAAAATGACTAAGGAAGATTTCGATCGAGTTGTTGCCGTTAATTTGCGCGGAGTTTTTTTATGCACGGAAGCAGCCTCAAAACAGATGATTTCCCAAGGCCGGGGCGGTAAAATTATTAACATTACTTCAATAGATGCTTTACATCCGTCGATGGTTGGTCTTGCCCATTACGACGCTTCCAAGCATGGTGTCTGGGGCTTTACTAAAAATGCGGCCCTTGAACTTTCTCAACATAAAATTTGGGTTAACGCCATCGCACCGGGCGGTATTACAACCCCCGGGGTTTCTAAAATGCCGCCAGCGCCAGGCGTTGATATGAAAAAATTTATGGCGGCTTTTCTGGCGAAAATCCCGATGCACCGCATGGGAGACCCTGACGACATCGGCAAAGTTGCTTTGTTTTTGGCTTCGGACATGTCCTCGTATCTGACTGGCGAGCAAATCGTGGTTGACGGCGGCGTGTTATTAAGTTGA
- a CDS encoding sugar nucleotide-binding protein, translating into MRIPKPSKILVTGAAGLLASKLVYRLDSHKLMLTDVVEIDSNCIGEFPAAEFQIMDICDIDQVRNVFCLFRPDVVLHLAAFTDVAGAEKDRELCHKINVRGTNILSRIAAEIRAARGAECYFVYISTDYVFDGERDYPSDYDGKRGLYSEKDCPNPINYYAETKLMGEKIFSNHNNSRNYLIIRTSFKPVPFEHPQAPTDMWTSAGYVDQIGPEIALAVDDYEFVRDYLYESGRPSIIHIAQERKSVFELAQKTNLDVKPITRADIPVRLPKDTSLDISLWQEISRNFIRS; encoded by the coding sequence ATGAGAATCCCAAAACCGTCCAAGATCCTCGTTACTGGCGCAGCCGGTCTTTTGGCTTCAAAGTTGGTTTATCGGCTTGATAGTCACAAACTAATGTTGACCGATGTTGTCGAAATTGATAGTAATTGCATAGGCGAATTTCCTGCAGCTGAATTTCAAATCATGGATATTTGTGATATTGATCAAGTGAGAAATGTATTTTGTCTATTCCGGCCCGATGTCGTTTTGCATTTAGCTGCTTTTACAGATGTTGCCGGTGCTGAAAAAGATCGAGAACTTTGCCATAAGATTAATGTTAGAGGTACGAATATTCTTTCGAGGATAGCTGCCGAAATCAGAGCGGCGCGAGGAGCTGAATGTTATTTCGTTTACATTTCTACCGATTATGTTTTTGATGGGGAGCGAGATTATCCGTCCGATTATGATGGCAAGCGCGGGTTGTATTCTGAAAAAGATTGCCCTAATCCTATTAATTATTATGCTGAAACTAAGTTAATGGGCGAAAAGATATTTTCGAATCACAACAACTCACGTAATTATTTGATTATTAGAACTTCATTCAAGCCGGTTCCCTTTGAACATCCTCAAGCACCAACAGATATGTGGACTTCGGCAGGCTATGTTGATCAAATTGGCCCAGAAATTGCTTTGGCAGTTGATGATTATGAGTTTGTAAGAGATTACTTGTATGAATCTGGTCGACCCTCAATTATCCATATTGCTCAAGAAAGAAAATCAGTTTTTGAATTAGCTCAAAAAACCAACCTTGATGTCAAACCGATTACACGAGCCGATATTCCGGTTAGATTGCCCAAAGATACTTCTTTGGATATTAGCTTGTGGCAAGAAATTAGCCGGAACTTTATTCGTTCGTAA